A window of Patescibacteria group bacterium contains these coding sequences:
- the lysS gene encoding lysine--tRNA ligase: protein MFRMIEEEAVRRERLKVLREAGEDPYPPRVTRTHEIASYLARFASFEASRERVTLVGRMKTIRKHGGLTFAQLEDGSGIVQVALRRDVVGEARYAFFHQVADMGDFLEAAGTAFVTRKGEKSLDVTAWRIISKSLLPMPEKWHGLSDVEIRYRKRYLDLIANPHVRSIFKTRATVVKAMRDYLDRHGFLEVETPVLQAVPGGAAARPFVTHHHALDIDMYLRIAPELYLKRLVTGGYERVYEVARCFRNEGIDHAHNPEFTQIEAYAAYMDYVELMAFVEGMVFDVVKACGLDPAAVPFQGNVLDFTPPWPRLTFRDALRQFADLDIEAFPTREAIAKEALRLGVPVATADGHATIIDNVYKHHVRTKIVQPTFLIDYPVEISPLAKRKPEDPRYVEMFQLVYGPGVENVKAFTELNDPLDQEERFRQQDEARAKGDAEAQHGDSDFVEALKHGMPPTAGFGIGIDRLTATLADAHALKEVILFPTMRPEH from the coding sequence ATTTTCCGTATGATCGAAGAAGAAGCCGTCCGGCGCGAACGCCTCAAGGTCCTGCGTGAGGCGGGCGAGGATCCCTATCCGCCCCGCGTCACGCGCACGCATGAGATCGCCTCCTATCTCGCGCGATTCGCGTCGTTCGAGGCGTCTCGTGAACGCGTCACGCTGGTCGGCCGCATGAAGACCATCCGCAAGCATGGCGGACTCACGTTCGCGCAGCTGGAAGACGGCAGCGGCATCGTGCAGGTGGCGCTGCGCCGCGACGTGGTCGGGGAAGCGCGCTACGCGTTTTTCCACCAGGTGGCCGACATGGGGGATTTCCTCGAAGCTGCCGGGACGGCATTCGTCACGAGGAAGGGGGAGAAGTCGCTCGACGTGACCGCCTGGCGCATCATCAGCAAGAGCCTCCTGCCCATGCCGGAAAAATGGCACGGGCTTTCCGACGTCGAGATCCGCTATCGCAAGCGATACCTCGACCTCATCGCCAATCCGCACGTCCGATCGATCTTCAAGACCCGCGCCACCGTCGTGAAGGCGATGCGCGACTATCTGGACCGACACGGGTTCCTCGAAGTGGAGACGCCGGTTCTTCAGGCGGTCCCGGGCGGAGCCGCGGCGCGGCCGTTCGTCACGCACCACCACGCGCTTGACATCGACATGTACCTGCGCATCGCGCCGGAGCTCTATCTCAAGCGGCTCGTCACGGGCGGGTACGAACGCGTGTACGAGGTCGCCCGCTGCTTTCGGAACGAGGGGATCGACCACGCCCACAATCCCGAGTTCACCCAGATCGAGGCGTACGCGGCGTACATGGATTACGTGGAACTCATGGCGTTCGTGGAAGGGATGGTGTTCGACGTCGTGAAGGCGTGCGGATTGGATCCGGCTGCCGTCCCGTTCCAAGGGAACGTCCTTGACTTCACTCCGCCCTGGCCGCGCCTCACCTTCCGCGACGCGCTCCGGCAATTCGCGGACCTCGACATCGAGGCGTTTCCCACGCGCGAGGCGATCGCCAAGGAGGCGCTGCGCCTTGGCGTGCCGGTCGCGACCGCCGACGGCCACGCCACCATCATCGACAACGTCTACAAGCACCATGTGCGCACCAAGATCGTCCAGCCGACGTTCCTGATCGATTATCCGGTCGAGATCTCGCCGCTGGCCAAACGCAAGCCCGAGGATCCGCGATACGTGGAGATGTTCCAGCTTGTCTACGGCCCGGGCGTGGAGAACGTGAAGGCGTTCACTGAGCTCAACGACCCGCTCGACCAGGAGGAGCGGTTCCGGCAGCAGGACGAGGCGCGCGCGAAGGGTGACGCCGAGGCCCAGCACGGGGACAGCGATTTCGTGGAGGCGCTCAAGCACGGCATGCCGCCGACGGCCGGATTCGGCATCGGGATCGACCGCCTCACGGCGACCCTCGCCGACGCGCACGCCCTGAAGGAGGTAATCCTGTTCCCGACCATGCGGCCGGAGCATTGA
- a CDS encoding rod shape-determining protein, with product MLNRLLGRFSKDLGIDLGTSNTLVYSQERGIVINEPSIVAVNVRSNQILAVGRDAKDMLGKTPPHISITKPLSKGVISDFEVTEKMLKYFIDQVHKESFTIVPRPRVVIGVPLETTEVERKAIEDAALSAGARAVFMVENPLLAAIGARLPITDSVGTMVVDVGGGTTEIAVMSLSGIVTWKSLPVAGEEMNKNIIQYARDVFSLLLGERNAEQVKIRVGTAIPPADGPLTLEMRGRDLVTGLPKEILVNDGQVREALRRSISTIIENVKATLEVTPPELVSDIYERGIVLTGGGALLRGLDVLLSREAAIPVRVAEDPLTCVVRGAGALLDDETLLKDIAMPSSQGPVS from the coding sequence ATGCTGAACCGGTTGCTCGGACGCTTCTCCAAGGACCTCGGGATCGACCTCGGCACGTCGAATACGTTGGTGTACTCGCAGGAGCGCGGCATCGTCATCAACGAGCCGTCGATCGTGGCCGTGAACGTCCGATCGAACCAGATCCTCGCGGTCGGGCGCGACGCCAAGGACATGCTCGGCAAGACCCCGCCGCACATCTCCATCACTAAGCCGCTTTCCAAAGGGGTCATTTCCGATTTCGAGGTCACGGAAAAGATGCTCAAGTACTTCATCGACCAGGTGCACAAGGAATCCTTCACCATCGTCCCGAGGCCGCGCGTGGTGATCGGCGTGCCGCTCGAAACCACCGAGGTGGAACGCAAGGCGATCGAGGACGCGGCGCTCTCGGCCGGCGCGCGCGCGGTGTTCATGGTGGAAAACCCGCTCTTGGCCGCCATCGGCGCGCGCCTCCCCATCACCGATTCGGTCGGGACCATGGTGGTGGACGTGGGCGGCGGCACCACGGAGATCGCCGTCATGTCGCTTTCCGGCATCGTGACCTGGAAGTCCCTTCCCGTGGCCGGCGAGGAGATGAACAAGAACATCATCCAGTACGCCCGTGACGTCTTCAGCCTGCTCCTGGGGGAGCGCAACGCCGAGCAGGTCAAGATCCGCGTGGGCACCGCCATCCCGCCCGCCGACGGGCCGCTCACGCTCGAGATGCGCGGCCGCGACCTGGTGACCGGCCTCCCGAAGGAGATCCTCGTGAACGACGGGCAGGTCCGCGAGGCGCTTCGCCGCAGCATCTCCACCATCATCGAGAACGTGAAGGCGACGCTTGAGGTGACCCCGCCCGAACTGGTGTCGGACATCTATGAGCGCGGCATCGTGCTCACGGGAGGCGGCGCGCTCCTGCGAGGGCTGGACGTCCTGTTGAGCCGCGAGGCCGCCATCCCCGTGCGCGTGGCGGAGGACCCCCTGACCTGCGTGGTGCGCGGGGCAGGGGCGTTGCTTGACGACGAGACGCTCCTCAAGGACATCGCCATGCCGTCGAGCCAAGGTCCGGTGAGCTGA
- the greA gene encoding transcription elongation factor GreA encodes MPTYLSKEKLKEMETELETRRMVTRKEIASRLEAAKELGDLSENFEYHEAKDQQALNETRIVDLEGMVKDAVLVEQKSGGEIELGSRFVAEVAGKGREFEIVGSNEADPMAGKISNESPLGQAFIGRGAGEEVEVAVPSGTISYRIVDVR; translated from the coding sequence ATGCCCACCTACCTCTCCAAGGAAAAACTGAAGGAAATGGAAACCGAGCTCGAAACGCGTCGGATGGTCACGCGTAAGGAGATCGCCTCCCGGTTGGAAGCGGCCAAGGAGCTTGGCGACCTGTCCGAGAATTTCGAATACCATGAGGCAAAGGACCAGCAGGCGCTCAACGAGACGCGCATCGTGGACCTTGAGGGAATGGTCAAGGACGCCGTGCTAGTGGAGCAGAAGTCCGGCGGAGAAATCGAGCTCGGATCCAGGTTCGTGGCGGAAGTCGCCGGCAAGGGCCGGGAATTCGAGATCGTCGGCAGCAACGAGGCCGATCCCATGGCCGGGAAGATCAGCAACGAATCGCCGCTCGGCCAGGCATTCATCGGGCGCGGGGCGGGGGAGGAGGTCGAGGTCGCGGTCCCGTCCGGCACCATCTCGTATCGCATCGTCGACGTCCGTTGA
- a CDS encoding YibE/F family protein yields MRAAVRVDGHSPVHYRQTSASGQSSASRWRMLSSTPMRRLPVIFLLCLSCIALSRAVLAQQDGTPPESRDTQATVTRILDDKVVDGNRQMRFEAQDAGGASYEVDTSSSYTEGLRYDVRPGDRVLLVLLPNEGGGYDAQLADVIRTRGLLMIVALFALLTVAVGLMRGFTSLVGLAVTIGILFGLVLPRILSGGDPVLTTALGGAGILAVNMHLSHGFSRRTFVAFLSTVLSLGLAVVFARLFTAWGRLSGMGSEEAAFLSWQMGAGWDAHGILLAGMILGAVGVLDDIAVTQTEAVAEIAQANPSLSPRELYVRAMRVGRHHIASTVNTLVLAYAGASLPLLLLFLNSSVSYSLFANTEVVAEQVVQTLAGTAALVLSVPISTFLASRLAASNDGVHKELDGHRHAG; encoded by the coding sequence ATGCGAGCGGCTGTGCGAGTGGATGGACATAGTCCGGTCCATTATCGGCAAACATCCGCCTCTGGTCAATCTTCCGCGTCCCGCTGGCGGATGCTATCATCAACGCCCATGAGGCGCCTTCCCGTCATCTTCCTGCTTTGCCTGTCCTGTATCGCCCTCTCGCGCGCCGTCTTGGCGCAGCAGGACGGCACGCCGCCGGAAAGCCGCGACACGCAAGCCACGGTCACGCGGATCCTCGACGACAAGGTCGTGGACGGCAACCGTCAGATGAGATTCGAGGCGCAGGACGCCGGCGGGGCGTCGTACGAGGTTGACACCTCCTCGTCGTACACCGAAGGGCTTCGCTACGACGTCCGACCCGGCGACCGCGTGTTGCTGGTGCTGCTCCCCAACGAGGGAGGCGGATACGACGCCCAGCTTGCCGACGTGATACGGACGCGCGGCCTCCTGATGATCGTGGCGCTTTTCGCGCTGCTGACCGTGGCCGTGGGGCTCATGCGCGGATTCACGTCCCTCGTGGGCCTGGCGGTCACCATCGGCATCCTGTTCGGCCTCGTGCTCCCGCGCATCCTCTCCGGCGGCGACCCGGTCCTTACCACGGCGCTCGGCGGGGCGGGGATCCTCGCCGTCAACATGCATCTCTCGCACGGGTTCAGCCGCCGCACGTTCGTCGCCTTCCTCTCGACCGTCCTCTCGCTCGGCTTGGCCGTGGTCTTTGCCCGCCTGTTCACGGCCTGGGGACGGCTTTCCGGGATGGGATCCGAGGAGGCGGCATTCTTATCCTGGCAGATGGGCGCGGGGTGGGACGCGCATGGGATCCTCCTTGCCGGCATGATCCTCGGCGCCGTCGGGGTCCTCGACGACATCGCCGTCACCCAGACGGAGGCGGTGGCCGAAATCGCGCAGGCGAATCCGTCGCTTTCGCCGCGCGAGCTGTACGTGCGCGCGATGCGCGTCGGCCGTCATCACATCGCCTCCACCGTGAACACCCTCGTGCTCGCGTATGCGGGCGCTTCGCTGCCGCTCCTGCTCCTGTTCCTCAATTCTTCCGTGAGCTACTCGCTGTTCGCCAATACCGAAGTCGTGGCCGAACAGGTGGTCCAGACGCTGGCCGGCACCGCGGCCTTGGTCCTTTCCGTCCCGATTTCGACCTTCCTCGCGAGCCGTCTTGCGGCCTCAAATGACGGTGTGCATAAGGAACTTGACGGCCACCGCCACGCCGGGTAG
- a CDS encoding rod shape-determining protein MreC: MRRETSRLIRYAFVAAALGAAAIWFRTPLERMASAAVAPLARSGRWISGSIEEDEIGKLEARVASLSTDRAELELLRDENLRLRDRLAFQERTRFNAVQATIVLRDASRPTRRFVLDRGADDGVAPGAAVVAGNGQYVGKVVGVTAATATVAEATAPGEKTATTLLNLTRTIGLSEGDGSSLLTMRFIPHDQAIAVNDLVVTSGLEDHVPAGLVVGVVNAVTDDPTSPFQDAVVEPIVDLRRETSLAILVD, encoded by the coding sequence GTGAGACGTGAAACGTCGCGCCTCATCCGCTACGCGTTCGTCGCCGCCGCCCTGGGAGCGGCCGCGATCTGGTTCCGGACCCCGCTGGAACGGATGGCCTCGGCGGCCGTCGCCCCGCTCGCCCGCTCGGGGCGCTGGATCTCCGGGTCGATCGAGGAGGACGAGATCGGGAAGCTCGAGGCTCGGGTCGCGTCGTTATCGACCGACCGCGCCGAGCTGGAACTCCTGCGCGACGAGAACCTCCGGCTGCGCGACCGCCTCGCCTTTCAGGAACGCACGCGATTCAACGCGGTCCAGGCCACCATCGTCCTGCGAGACGCCTCCCGGCCTACGCGCCGGTTCGTCTTGGATCGCGGGGCGGATGACGGGGTGGCCCCGGGCGCGGCCGTGGTCGCGGGCAACGGCCAATACGTGGGCAAGGTCGTAGGGGTCACGGCCGCCACCGCGACGGTGGCGGAGGCGACGGCGCCTGGGGAAAAGACCGCGACCACCCTCCTCAACCTCACCCGGACGATCGGGCTTTCGGAGGGGGACGGCTCGTCATTGCTCACCATGCGCTTCATCCCGCACGACCAGGCCATCGCCGTGAACGACCTGGTGGTCACCTCCGGGCTCGAGGACCACGTGCCCGCCGGGCTGGTGGTGGGGGTGGTGAACGCGGTCACGGACGATCCCACCTCGCCGTTCCAGGACGCGGTCGTCGAGCCGATCGTCGACCTCAGGCGCGAGACGTCGCTCGCCATCCTCGTCGACTAG
- a CDS encoding metal ABC transporter permease: protein MEPLSFVLADPVSRAFAAGMIIAPLIGTLGVFAALKRMALFGEGIGHASLAGVAVAVIGGVSALPVALAWGLCIAYAMYRLERSTRLPSDTILAILFTTSMAVGIVLFGALGGAQDFEALEEALFGSILSVGGGDLALTALAALGIGAWVIHARRSLTFLSLSQESAAVSGVNVRLHTLLLYLSLAAAIVFGVKLVGLILVSALLIIPSAAARQVARTFRGTLIMTVLLSELAMILGLFASIRFDLPSGAPIVLAASGLFAACAIVGRVRGS, encoded by the coding sequence ATGGAACCGCTTTCCTTCGTCCTCGCCGACCCGGTCTCCCGCGCGTTCGCCGCAGGCATGATCATCGCGCCGCTCATCGGCACGCTCGGGGTGTTCGCCGCGTTGAAGCGCATGGCGCTGTTTGGCGAAGGGATCGGCCACGCGTCCCTTGCCGGGGTAGCGGTCGCGGTCATCGGCGGCGTGTCAGCGCTTCCCGTCGCCCTTGCCTGGGGACTGTGCATCGCCTATGCGATGTACCGCCTCGAACGTTCGACGAGGCTCCCGTCAGATACGATCCTCGCGATCCTATTCACGACGAGCATGGCCGTCGGCATCGTGCTCTTCGGCGCGCTGGGCGGCGCGCAGGACTTCGAGGCGCTTGAGGAAGCGCTGTTTGGCAGCATCCTGTCCGTGGGCGGCGGCGACCTCGCCCTCACCGCGCTTGCCGCGTTGGGAATCGGCGCCTGGGTCATCCATGCGCGCCGCTCCCTCACGTTCCTCTCCCTTTCGCAGGAATCCGCCGCGGTCAGCGGGGTCAACGTCCGGCTGCACACGCTGCTCCTCTACCTGTCCCTCGCCGCCGCGATCGTGTTCGGCGTGAAGCTCGTCGGCCTCATCCTCGTGTCGGCGCTCCTCATCATCCCGTCCGCCGCCGCGAGGCAGGTGGCGCGCACCTTCCGCGGGACGCTCATCATGACCGTCCTCCTCTCGGAACTCGCGATGATCCTCGGCCTGTTCGCCTCCATCCGATTCGACCTGCCTTCCGGCGCCCCCATCGTGCTCGCGGCCTCCGGACTGTTCGCGGCCTGCGCGATCGTCGGCCGCGTCCGAGGTTCCTGA
- a CDS encoding metal ABC transporter ATP-binding protein, producing MDRTMSIHSHSRSHRHVPAIKAERVSISFGSTPAVEDVSFEVREGVITALIGPNGSGKTTMLRAILGLQPVTKGSIAVFGRHPHDMHGDIGYVPQRFAFDIEFPITVREFMALSRQPACTSCSADQAIADVGLPFSVLDARLGSLSGGQLQRVLIAQAILNNPPLLILDEPSTGVDAAGESAFYDVIRHLNKEHKTTVLIVSHDISVIARIVDDVLCLNRRLLCAGPPKEVLTRKNVGELFGQDTDVYEHQRHPHHGGS from the coding sequence ATGGACCGGACTATGTCCATCCACTCGCACAGCCGCTCGCATAGGCACGTGCCGGCCATCAAGGCGGAACGCGTGAGTATATCCTTCGGGAGCACCCCTGCCGTGGAAGACGTCTCCTTCGAGGTGCGCGAAGGCGTCATCACGGCGCTCATCGGCCCCAACGGCTCCGGAAAGACCACGATGCTGCGCGCCATCCTCGGGTTGCAGCCCGTTACCAAGGGGTCCATCGCCGTCTTCGGCCGCCATCCCCATGACATGCACGGGGATATCGGATATGTCCCCCAGCGCTTCGCGTTCGACATCGAATTTCCGATCACCGTGCGCGAATTCATGGCGCTCTCCCGCCAGCCCGCCTGTACGAGCTGCTCGGCGGACCAGGCGATCGCGGACGTCGGGCTCCCGTTCTCCGTCCTCGACGCGCGTCTGGGCTCGCTTTCCGGCGGGCAGCTCCAGCGCGTGCTCATCGCCCAGGCGATCCTCAACAACCCGCCACTGCTCATCCTCGATGAGCCGTCCACCGGGGTCGACGCGGCCGGCGAATCGGCGTTCTACGACGTGATCCGGCACCTGAACAAGGAGCACAAGACGACGGTGCTCATCGTGAGCCACGATATCTCCGTGATCGCCCGCATCGTCGACGACGTCCTGTGCCTCAACCGGCGGCTGCTGTGCGCCGGTCCCCCGAAAGAGGTCCTCACGCGCAAGAACGTCGGCGAGCTGTTCGGCCAGGATACCGACGTCTACGAACATCAGCGCCATCCGCATCACGGAGGCTCATGA
- a CDS encoding glucose-6-phosphate isomerase: protein MDYLRYDDGNMFSSASGEGGVRTHEVGELHDRLMAAHARLEGLRRDATQGFMDLPGATDGLRASQEAAHRVTRDFSCLLVIGIGGSDLGGRTLVQALGDREKGVPVKFLASPDPDAVAPILDDPDFLRDAAISVVSKSGSTLETAAVFFAVRDALIRAVGEKNHARHVFVTTDPTDGPLHRLAKERGYGILPHPLNVGGRFSLFSPVGLFPALCAGADGNGVLEGARWLEDHRREKGPDSMPARFAALQYLAMTARSQPIHVLMPYAARLQAFASWYRQLWAESLGKRKGNRGVGPTPVAAQGPVDQHSQVQLYAEGPRDKTVTFIETGRFRRDVRVPADLPDPFGYLSGKPFDELLRAERGGTAESLAHAGRPNGTLHIPSIEAGPVGALAQFFMTATAYMGELMGVDAYDQPGVEAGKMAARHIIEGIL, encoded by the coding sequence ATGGACTACCTTCGATACGACGATGGCAACATGTTCTCTTCCGCCAGCGGGGAAGGAGGGGTGCGAACGCACGAGGTGGGCGAACTGCACGATCGGCTTATGGCCGCGCACGCGAGGCTCGAGGGCCTGCGACGCGACGCGACGCAGGGGTTCATGGACCTGCCGGGCGCCACCGACGGCCTACGGGCGTCGCAAGAGGCGGCGCATCGCGTGACGCGCGACTTCTCCTGCCTGCTCGTGATCGGCATCGGCGGATCCGACCTCGGCGGGCGCACGCTGGTGCAGGCGCTGGGCGATCGGGAGAAGGGCGTCCCGGTCAAATTCCTCGCCTCGCCGGATCCTGACGCCGTCGCCCCGATCCTCGACGATCCGGATTTTCTCCGAGACGCCGCCATAAGCGTCGTGTCCAAGTCCGGCTCCACGCTTGAGACCGCAGCCGTCTTCTTCGCCGTGCGCGACGCGCTCATCCGCGCCGTGGGCGAAAAAAACCACGCTCGGCACGTCTTCGTGACGACGGACCCCACGGACGGTCCGCTGCATCGCCTCGCGAAGGAACGAGGATATGGAATCCTCCCGCACCCGCTCAACGTCGGGGGACGGTTCTCCCTGTTCTCCCCGGTCGGACTGTTTCCGGCCCTGTGCGCCGGAGCGGACGGCAACGGCGTGCTGGAGGGCGCCCGCTGGCTCGAGGATCATCGGCGCGAGAAGGGGCCGGATTCGATGCCGGCGCGGTTCGCGGCGCTGCAGTATCTCGCCATGACCGCAAGGTCGCAGCCGATTCACGTGCTCATGCCGTATGCGGCCCGCCTCCAGGCGTTCGCCTCATGGTACAGGCAGCTGTGGGCGGAATCCCTCGGCAAGCGCAAGGGGAACCGCGGCGTCGGTCCCACCCCGGTCGCTGCCCAGGGACCGGTCGACCAGCATTCCCAGGTCCAGCTGTATGCAGAGGGGCCCAGGGACAAGACGGTCACGTTCATCGAGACGGGACGGTTCCGCCGCGACGTGCGCGTGCCGGCGGATCTCCCGGACCCCTTCGGCTACCTTTCGGGAAAACCCTTCGACGAATTGCTGAGAGCAGAGCGTGGAGGGACGGCCGAGTCACTCGCGCACGCCGGACGGCCGAACGGGACCTTGCACATCCCGTCGATAGAGGCAGGTCCGGTCGGAGCCCTCGCCCAGTTCTTCATGACCGCGACGGCCTATATGGGCGAACTGATGGGCGTGGACGCGTATGACCAGCCGGGCGTAGAAGCGGGCAAGATGGCCGCACGTCACATCATCGAAGGGATCCTATGA
- the mrdA gene encoding penicillin-binding protein 2, with translation MVPTSLRNDDPSHPFRLQEDGRFGRVGAAEGIGQDAGILLEHATAGEGISRVGTSIPSRRYVGAATGASILLIGLLARCVDLQVVRAAAYRALAEGNRVQERVTDAPRGIVADRHGNVLIRNVSSFMLTLTASALPTDEAQRDLVLSRAAELAGVTRTDIDLLLSDASRTDLPVPVRRGIPYESAMRLAVETSRLPGFALDTSISRQYDTDASSLSHVLGYVGRMDQGELDAHPGYRRTDDIGKAGIERGAEALLRGLPGRQVVEVDALGNELTLVSDVPSVPGANLILAIDADLQSLIERRLEETFARSGTSRASVVALDPRSGAVRALVSLPAYDSNSFALGISHAEYERLVTDEDQPLFPRAVSGEFPSGSVFKPFVSYAALKEGVVDERTSFLSTGGISIGPWYFPDWKAGGHGTTDVRKAIADSVNTFFYVVGGGLDQVTGLGVERITDYARMFGFGKRTGIELPGEADGFLPTKEWKLETKGERWFVGDTYHLSIGQGDLLATPLQVAAATAAIANGGRTVRPHLIEGVDGPTVPGQAIFASRVPSQTFDPALVRVVQEGMRQGVTKGSSRGLAGMSIALAGKTGTAQTPGDNPTHAWWTGYGPYGSPTLAVTILIEHGGEGSSAAIPIARDIFDWWSVNGE, from the coding sequence ATGGTCCCGACGTCCCTGCGTAACGATGACCCGTCCCACCCGTTCCGCCTCCAGGAGGACGGCCGGTTTGGGCGGGTCGGCGCGGCCGAAGGGATCGGGCAGGACGCCGGCATCCTCCTCGAGCACGCCACGGCCGGGGAGGGAATCTCGCGCGTCGGCACGTCGATCCCGTCGCGACGCTATGTCGGCGCCGCGACAGGCGCATCCATCCTGCTGATCGGCCTGCTCGCCCGATGCGTGGACCTGCAAGTGGTGCGGGCCGCCGCCTACCGCGCGCTGGCCGAGGGCAACCGGGTCCAGGAACGCGTCACCGACGCCCCGCGCGGCATCGTGGCCGACCGCCACGGGAACGTCCTCATCCGGAACGTGTCATCGTTCATGCTCACCCTCACCGCCTCGGCGCTCCCGACCGACGAGGCGCAGCGCGACCTGGTGCTGTCCCGCGCCGCGGAGCTTGCCGGGGTAACGAGGACGGACATCGACCTGCTCCTTTCGGACGCCTCGCGCACGGACCTCCCCGTGCCCGTGCGTCGCGGCATCCCTTACGAGTCCGCCATGCGCCTTGCGGTGGAAACGTCGCGCCTTCCCGGCTTCGCGCTCGACACCTCGATCTCCCGCCAATACGACACCGACGCAAGCTCGCTCTCCCATGTCCTCGGGTATGTCGGACGGATGGACCAGGGAGAGCTTGACGCGCACCCCGGATATCGCCGGACCGACGACATCGGCAAGGCCGGGATCGAACGCGGGGCCGAGGCGCTGCTGCGCGGCCTCCCGGGCCGCCAAGTCGTGGAGGTGGACGCGCTTGGCAACGAGCTGACCCTCGTTTCCGACGTGCCAAGCGTCCCGGGAGCCAACCTCATCCTCGCGATCGACGCGGATCTCCAGTCCCTCATAGAACGGCGCCTGGAAGAGACCTTCGCGCGCAGCGGCACGTCCCGGGCGTCGGTGGTCGCGCTCGATCCGCGTTCCGGCGCCGTTCGCGCGCTCGTGAGCCTCCCTGCCTACGACAGCAACAGCTTCGCGCTTGGCATCAGCCACGCCGAATATGAGCGCCTCGTCACGGACGAGGACCAGCCGCTGTTCCCGCGCGCGGTTTCCGGAGAATTCCCGAGCGGGTCCGTGTTCAAGCCGTTCGTCTCGTACGCGGCGCTGAAAGAAGGGGTGGTGGACGAACGCACGAGTTTCCTGTCCACCGGCGGGATTTCCATCGGGCCGTGGTACTTTCCGGACTGGAAGGCCGGCGGACACGGCACGACCGACGTCCGCAAGGCGATCGCGGACTCCGTCAACACGTTCTTTTACGTCGTCGGCGGCGGGCTCGACCAAGTGACGGGGCTTGGCGTGGAACGCATCACCGATTACGCCAGGATGTTCGGATTCGGCAAACGGACGGGCATCGAGCTGCCCGGCGAGGCGGACGGGTTCCTCCCGACGAAGGAGTGGAAGCTGGAAACCAAGGGGGAACGATGGTTCGTCGGAGACACCTACCACCTCTCGATCGGACAGGGCGACCTGCTCGCCACCCCGCTTCAGGTCGCCGCGGCGACGGCGGCGATCGCCAATGGCGGACGGACGGTGCGTCCGCATCTCATCGAAGGCGTCGACGGTCCGACCGTCCCCGGGCAGGCGATCTTCGCCTCCCGCGTGCCGTCGCAGACATTCGATCCGGCCCTGGTGCGCGTGGTCCAGGAAGGGATGCGCCAAGGGGTCACCAAAGGCAGCTCGAGGGGCCTCGCGGGCATGTCCATCGCGCTTGCGGGAAAGACCGGGACGGCCCAGACGCCGGGAGACAACCCCACGCATGCCTGGTGGACCGGTTACGGCCCGTACGGCAGCCCCACGCTCGCGGTCACGATCCTCATCGAGCATGGAGGGGAGGGGTCGAGCGCGGCGATCCCGATCGCCCGGGACATTTTCGACTGGTGGAGCGTGAACGGGGAGTGA